CGAGGAATTCGAAAATGGGCGGGACCCTATGCGTTTAATCCAGCCGTTGCGCAGTCATTTGCTGTCAACAGTGCAGGATCCCCGCCTAATCCCCACGGCCGACAGCCAGGACGCATGCTTTCGCACACGAAGGCCCCGACCAAGGAGATGACCCGGGATGAGCCGCGCAGCGTTGCCATGCCCTCACCCGTACGCCAGGTCGCATGTGTGTCGACCGTGCGTGTCCTTCAGCGTCTGAATTGTCTGGGCTCTCGTGATTCATCAACTGCACGGGAATGCGTTTTAGAACGCCTTTTAGAACGTCGTTCAACGGAACCAACTCCGTCCTTTAACTTGAGACGCCTATTACGCGCGAATACAACAACCTGGCGCCAAGACGCGATACGATCCGCGCCTAACCGCTTACATTGTTGCCCGCTCGGCCATCGCCGGGCCGCCCTAATTTAGTGCGAGGTGCCGATGTCCTTCCTGCTTGTAGCGCCCGAGCCGGTAGGCGTGGTGGCCGCGAATCTGGCCAGCATCGGCTCGACTGTCAACGCGGCCACCGCGGCCGCGGCAGCACCCACCACTGATTTGCTGGCGGCAGCCGCCGACGAGGTATCAGCGGCAATCACCCGCCTGTTCTCCCAGCACGCGCTCGGCTATCAGGCGATCGCGAATCAGGCCGAGGCGTTCCACACGCAGTTCGTACAGACAATGATCCGTGGTGCAGGGGCTTACGCCGCCGCTGAGGCAGCCAACTTCCAGTTGGCCGCCGCTGCGGCGACCAACCCCATCCAGGCACTGCTGTCGCGTCCCATCATCGGCAACGGCGCCAACGCGACGACTCCGGGCGGCAACGGCGGTGACGGCGGCTGGCTGTTCGGCAGCGGCGGCAACGGGGCGGCGGGCGCGGCCGGCCAGCCGGGCGGTAACGGCGGCTCCGCGGGCCTGATCGGCAACGGCGGCATCGGTGGCGCGGGTGGCAGTGGTGGGGCCTCCGGCGGCAACGGCGGCAACGGCGGTCTGCTGCTCGGCGTCGGCGGAACCGGCGGCCTCGGCGGTGTGGGTGCCGCCGGACTATCCGGCGGCACCGGCGGTCACGGTGGCCACGGGTCGTACCTGATCGGCGGTGGCGGTGTCGGCGGCCAAGGCGGCCAGGGCGGATCCGGCGGCGGCCAGGGGGGCCACGGCGGCGACGGCGGTAACGGCGGGTTCCTGCTGGGCACCGGCGGCGACGGCGGCGCGGGTGGAATCGGCACACCGGGCGCCTACGGCGGAGGCGGGGCGGGCAACGGCGGCGCGGGCGGCAACGGCGGGGCCGGCGGCCTGTTCATGAACGGTGGTAATGGCGGGGCCGGCGGCCAGGGCGGCAACGGCGGGGCCGGCATCGACTCCACCAATCCCGCCCTCGTCGGCGGACTCGGCGGCAACGGCGGCAACGGCGGGAGCGGTGGTCAAGGCGGGACCGGACCGGTGTTGTTCGGTCACGGAGGAGCCGGCGGCCTGGGAGGCCAGGGCGGCACCGGGGGCACCGGCGGCGTGGGCGCCGACAGCCTCACCGGCATCGGCGGCACGGGCGGTACCGGTGGAAACGGCGGATCCGCCGGCCTGGGTGGCGCCGCCGGGGCCTCCGGCCCGCTGTCCAACGGCGGGGTGAACGGCGGTGTCGGTGCCGGCGGCACCGGCGGTGGCGGCGGCCACGGCGGCAAAGGCGCCGACGGCGCGGCAGTCGCCGGCTACAGCACGGACGGCAAATCAGGCTTCACCGGCGGCGGGGGCGGCAAGGGCGGCCAGGGCGGCGCGGCAATCGCCGGTGGCGTCGCCGGAAACGGCGGCCAGGGCGGTGCCGGCGGTCTTGGCGGCAACGGCAGCGACGGCACCAGCGCCAACCCAGCGGCCAACGGTGTCAACGGCGGCAACGGCGGCAACGGCGGCAATGGCGGCGCCGCGGGGGCGGGCGGCGCGGCGGGCACCGGCGGGGGCGGCCAGACAGGCAGCATCGGCAACGGCGGCAACGGCGGCAACGGCGGCAAGGGTGGCAACGGCTCGGCCGGATTCGCCGGCGCCGACCATTCCGGCAATCCCAATACCCGCGGTGGCGATGGCACCACGGGTGGCGCTGGCGGAGCCGGCGGCAATGGCGGCGACGCGGGCGGCAAGGGCGGGACCGGCGGGACCGGCGGCACCGGTGGCAACGGCGCGCAAGGCGGGGCCGGCGGGAATGCCGGTCATAACACTGCCGGCGACCCCACCGCCGTCACCGGCGGGAAGGGTGGCGATGGCGGGGCCGGCGGCGCCGCCGGAGCCGGCGGGGCTGCTAACGGCGGCACCGCTGGGGCGCTGGGCAAGGGCGGCAACGGCGCCCTGGGCGGCAACGGTGGCCAGGGCGGCGACGGCATCGACGGCACCGGGACGGACGGCCTGGGCAACGGCAAGTCCGGCACCGTGGGCGGCACCGGCGGTAAGGGTGGCAACGGCGGATTCGCCGCCAACGGCGGCACCGGCGGCACCGGCGGTACAGGCGGCACCGGGGGTGCCGGGGGCAGCGGAGGCAATGGCGCCACCGGCAGCACCGGCACCGGCACTGCGCCCGCCGGCGGCACCGGCGGCACCGGCGGGACCGGTGCCAACGGCGGCGATGGCGGGGCCGGCGGCAACGCCGGGGGTCCGGGCGGCGGCGGTGGCACCGGCGGCGTTGGCGGGAAGGCCGGCAACGGCGGTAACGGCGGCCAGGGCGGCAATGCCGTCATGCCGAATGCGGGTGTGGGTACTGCTCCCGATGGCGGCACGGGCGGTACCGGCGGCCAGGGCGGCACCGGCGGCCAGGGCGGGAGGGGCGGCGATGGCGCCGTCGGCGGTGTGGCCGGTGACGGCGGTATGGGTGGGGACAGCGGCAACGGCGGAAAGGGCGGTCTAGGCGGCAACGGCGCGACTGGCGGGAGCGTTAGCAACGGCGGCGCCCCCGCCGGATCCGGCGGGGCCGGCGGCAACGGCGGAAACGCAGGCAACGGCGGCACCGGTGGCACCGGCGGTACCGGCGCTACAAATTCGCCCGCAGGTAACGGCGGCAACGGCGGAAAGGGCGGTAACGCCGGTGCCGGCGGAGACGGCGGCCAGGGAGCTACCGGCGGAAACTTCAGTCCCGGATCCGGCAGCACCACCGCCGGCAACGGGGGTAACGGGGGCAACGCCGGCACGGCAGGCAACGGCGGTGCTGGTGGAACCGGTGGCTCGGGCCTGGCCGGCGGCAACGGCGGCAACGGCGGCAATGCCGGGAACGGCGCGGACGGCGGCAAGGGTGCCGATGGTGCTGATGGTTCGCAAACCTTCACGGCTAACTACGACGCCACTACTTCCGGCGGGTCTGGCGGGGCTGGCGGCACCGGAAGTAACGGAGGCGACCCGGGGGCGGGTGGTGTCTCCGGAGGCGTGGGCCATACGGGCAGCCTGGGTAAGGGCGGCGACGGTGG
The nucleotide sequence above comes from Mycobacterium vicinigordonae. Encoded proteins:
- a CDS encoding PE family protein; amino-acid sequence: MSFLLVAPEPVGVVAANLASIGSTVNAATAAAAAPTTDLLAAAADEVSAAITRLFSQHALGYQAIANQAEAFHTQFVQTMIRGAGAYAAAEAANFQLAAAAATNPIQALLSRPIIGNGANATTPGGNGGDGGWLFGSGGNGAAGAAGQPGGNGGSAGLIGNGGIGGAGGSGGASGGNGGNGGLLLGVGGTGGLGGVGAAGLSGGTGGHGGHGSYLIGGGGVGGQGGQGGSGGGQGGHGGDGGNGGFLLGTGGDGGAGGIGTPGAYGGGGAGNGGAGGNGGAGGLFMNGGNGGAGGQGGNGGAGIDSTNPALVGGLGGNGGNGGSGGQGGTGPVLFGHGGAGGLGGQGGTGGTGGVGADSLTGIGGTGGTGGNGGSAGLGGAAGASGPLSNGGVNGGVGAGGTGGGGGHGGKGADGAAVAGYSTDGKSGFTGGGGGKGGQGGAAIAGGVAGNGGQGGAGGLGGNGSDGTSANPAANGVNGGNGGNGGNGGAAGAGGAAGTGGGGQTGSIGNGGNGGNGGKGGNGSAGFAGADHSGNPNTRGGDGTTGGAGGAGGNGGDAGGKGGTGGTGGTGGNGAQGGAGGNAGHNTAGDPTAVTGGKGGDGGAGGAAGAGGAANGGTAGALGKGGNGALGGNGGQGGDGIDGTGTDGLGNGKSGTVGGTGGKGGNGGFAANGGTGGTGGTGGTGGAGGSGGNGATGSTGTGTAPAGGTGGTGGTGANGGDGGAGGNAGGPGGGGGTGGVGGKAGNGGNGGQGGNAVMPNAGVGTAPDGGTGGTGGQGGTGGQGGRGGDGAVGGVAGDGGMGGDSGNGGKGGLGGNGATGGSVSNGGAPAGSGGAGGNGGNAGNGGTGGTGGTGATNSPAGNGGNGGKGGNAGAGGDGGQGATGGNFSPGSGSTTAGNGGNGGNAGTAGNGGAGGTGGSGLAGGNGGNGGNAGNGADGGKGADGADGSQTFTANYDATTSGGSGGAGGTGSNGGDPGAGGVSGGVGHTGSLGKGGDGGDGGAGGKGGKGANGVNNAIPTTDPQAAAGANGSPADPTGVAGGPGSPGQPASGLPNGHVQQGGDGGHGGDGTNSSANGDAAGGKGGDGGTGSLYGGPGGNGGTGGNGTQSGASGGTAHGGDGGNGGTGGQYGDGGKGGLGGAAKTTGTGGVATGGNGGNGGNATEGPAGDGGNGAAGGAGGDGGFATGGPGGVGTGGKGGNGGNGATGSSSAGDGGAGGLGGAAGAGGANGGSGGTGGVGGAGGAGGVGASGGVGGAGGNGGGATVGAGGTSQIGNGGNGGGGGTGALGGAGGMGGNGGAGGAVGAPGPAGVGTAGDGGAGGVGGEGGNGGGGGDGGKAGSGLVAGTGGTGGNGGSSGVSGNGGNGGQSGTGVTGGNGGTGASSQAGGAGTITGGGTGGTAGPGGTAGAGGSA